In Vicinamibacterales bacterium, the following are encoded in one genomic region:
- the efp gene encoding elongation factor P — protein sequence MSSIQATRLRKGMLIKLGNDLLRLLELTHLTPGKGRGFVQARMLNIRSGASADHKFRSEDTVERAVLDDREMQYLYEDGGGYHFMDTETFEQTHMSGDVLGNTTRYLIPNGLIRVQFYGEEPVGIDLPQTVELKVEDTPPSIKGATASAQIKPAKLETGLVVQVPAFINIGDTIRVNTETGDYQSRV from the coding sequence GTGAGTTCAATTCAAGCTACGCGGCTCCGAAAGGGGATGCTGATTAAGTTGGGGAATGACCTGTTGCGTCTTCTTGAGCTTACCCATTTAACTCCAGGAAAAGGACGAGGGTTCGTTCAGGCCAGAATGCTGAACATTCGTTCCGGAGCCTCAGCGGATCACAAGTTTCGCTCTGAGGACACTGTCGAGCGTGCTGTACTCGATGATCGCGAGATGCAGTATCTTTACGAGGACGGTGGCGGTTATCACTTCATGGATACGGAAACCTTTGAGCAAACGCACATGTCTGGCGATGTCCTCGGAAATACAACTCGCTACTTAATTCCAAACGGTCTAATCCGAGTACAGTTCTATGGTGAAGAACCAGTGGGCATCGATTTGCCGCAGACTGTGGAGTTAAAAGTTGAGGATACCCCGCCCTCCATTAAGGGGGCGACGGCTAGTGCACAAATTAAGCCGGCTAAGCTTGAGACGGGGTTGGTTGTTCAGGTGCCAGCTTTTATCAACATAGGCGATACCATTCGTGTGAACACGGAAACAGGCGACTATCAATCACGAGTTTAG
- a CDS encoding CDP-alcohol phosphatidyltransferase family protein → MTFTGAIGALCMFPLSALISVSVALRVHPNVLTIVGVLINILAAWALALGRFTLAGTIMVVANLFDFIDGKVAEQLKLVSAFGGFWDSVMDRFSDISLFIGLIYLYAQLGRTDYVMITALTMMFSVLTSYTRARAESLIVKCKVGFMERPERIMLFMIGAFTNRMAAVLWVIAVLSILTVADRIIYTWRELNHGQVGTLT, encoded by the coding sequence CGATCGGCGCACTCTGCATGTTTCCGCTAAGCGCACTTATCTCGGTAAGTGTCGCGCTGCGTGTGCACCCGAACGTACTCACTATCGTGGGTGTTCTAATCAATATTCTTGCAGCTTGGGCGCTAGCACTTGGTCGGTTCACGCTGGCCGGTACAATCATGGTCGTAGCGAATCTTTTTGACTTTATCGACGGCAAGGTTGCCGAACAGTTGAAGTTGGTATCAGCATTCGGCGGCTTTTGGGATTCAGTGATGGACCGCTTTTCTGATATCTCACTTTTTATTGGCCTCATCTATCTCTACGCGCAACTCGGCCGAACTGACTACGTTATGATCACCGCTCTCACGATGATGTTCTCGGTACTCACAAGCTATACACGCGCTCGTGCTGAATCGCTCATCGTAAAGTGCAAGGTCGGTTTCATGGAGCGCCCTGAGCGCATCATGTTGTTTATGATTGGCGCGTTTACCAATCGGATGGCGGCGGTCCTCTGGGTGATCGCCGTGCTCTCGATCCTCACCGTCGCCGACCGAATAATCTACACGTGGCGAGAATTGAACCACGGCCAGGTTGGAACTCTGACATGA